Proteins from one Setaria italica strain Yugu1 chromosome V, Setaria_italica_v2.0, whole genome shotgun sequence genomic window:
- the LOC101764614 gene encoding uncharacterized protein LOC101764614 yields MMACRRLAREAVAASLRRGAATAPIAHARASFSAAAAAYCTSRAPVAAIPVRQFLARYSSPVFQPRAAELGPSLAARVALGLRPQLSGLNLLKGFGTCTALGMALHQGKVTATTRDLPSNAVTRPPPGSLKNELGSFWPLVRKLQLPIGLMFLILTGWQYPLGLTINILLLIYCSRPSRYSIYLFLQELRHREMGQNNAMWKEELVHTRNVDVQDYKFFSIGTVELPDGRVLHLIGMLGSWWIHHVSYVK; encoded by the exons ATGATGGCGTGTCGGCGGCTGGCGAGGGAGGCCGTCGCGGCCTCGCTCCGGcggggcgccgccaccgcgcccatCGCCCACGCTCGCGCCTccttttccgccgccgccgccgcctactgCACCTCCCGCGCTCCGGTCGCCGCCATCCCTGTTCGTCAATTCCTCGCGCGCTATTCGAGCCCCGTTTTCCAACCTCGCGCTGCCGAGCTCGGGCCTTCGCTCGCCGCGAGAGTGGCCCTTGGACTCCGGCCGCAGCTGTCAG GCCTCAACCTGCTCAAAGGATTTGGGACCTGTACCGCACTGGGGATGGCACTTCATCAAGGAAAGGTTACTGCTACCACAAGAG ATCTACCATCAAACGCTGTTACTAGGCCACCCCCGGGATCTTTGAAAAATGAGCTTGGTTCCTTCTGGCCTTTGGTTAGGAAACTTCAGCTGCCAATTGgattgatgtttctgattttgaCTGGTTGGCAGTACCCATTAGGTCTCACCATCAATATCTTGCTTCTCATCTACTGCTCGAGACCTAGCCGCTATTCAATATACCTGTTTCTTCAGGAG CTTCGTCATAGGGAGATGGGCCAAAATAATGCTATGTGGAAAGAGGAG CTTGTGCATACAAGAAATGTTGACGTTCAAGATTACAAGTTCTTTTCTATTGGAACCGTTGAATTACCAGATGGAAGGGTGCTGCATCTCATTGGAATGCTGGGCAGCTGGTGGATCCACCATGTGTCTTATGTCAAGTGA
- the LOC101765429 gene encoding universal stress protein PHOS32, which translates to MAGRIIGVAVDFSSCSKAALRWASTNLTRSGDKLILIHVNSSYQNEQGAVHLWEQSGSPLIPLAEFSDVTKTYGVSPDKETIEILTQVAHQRGIEVFAKVFYGDPAKKLYEAVDLVPLSCMVIGSRGLSTLKRALMGSVSTYIVNHAACPVTVVKENM; encoded by the exons ATGGCTGGGAGGATCATTGGCGTCGCGGTGGACTTCTCATCATGCAGCAAAGCAGCCCTGAGATGGGCATCAACGAACCTTACCAGGAGCGGTGATAAACTCATACTTATCCATGTGAACAGCTCCTATCAGAATGAACAAGGCGCAGTTCATCTCTGGGAACAGAGTGGTTCGC CACTCATCCCTCTGGCTGAGTTCTCAGATGTCACCAAGACTTACGGTGTGTCTCCAGACAAGGAGACAATTGAGATCCTCACTCAAGTGGCACATCAGAGAGGG ATTGAAGTTTTTGCGAAAGTATTCTACGGCGACCCTGCAAAGAAGCTGTATGAAGCAGTCGACCTGGTTCCCCTCAGCTGCATGGTTATCGGGAGTAGAGGGTTGAGCACGCTCAAGAG GGCTCTGATGGGCAGCGTGAGCACCTATATCGTCAACCACGCGGCCTGCCCCGTGACGGTTGTGAAGGAGAACATGTAG
- the LOC101765830 gene encoding pentatricopeptide repeat-containing protein At1g66345, mitochondrial translates to MTVRSWWGLSMALHAANCGGRVVARRGLGRALASALLCTTATTPQRISHYLTHQPRATWEALSATFPAAGGGAVPHGQVDAVLLSLARHPHASPEPVAKNALTFFHWSAAAAVASLPSSSHSLRSYCLLVHLLSRAALFRDASVLLEAAIAKHSSSSSVPASSFLDAFFAAYEDSGTGATTRGLHLLVHAYARLRLPGEALEACRYLAQRGIIPSLSAFNAALQSAQRAGAFGVAWEVFELMTQKRVYANQSTVELVIGVLSREGKLARTAALVERIHGKKCAPSIVAHVALTLRMIEEEKVEQVILLLKRMLQRNILLDDIAYSLIVDAYCRIGDLKAAFEQRDDMVRRGCHLNAFVYTSLIRAHCCRRSVDKAVQLLQEMLSMGLKPYDATYSHLIAGCFRQGMVEEGLAYFETMLHEGFVPDISNCNDMLGGLSNAGEVRKVNDLLTALMDKGLVPDRDTYQRLIDGYGKAGDAEGIVKIYHEMEHRGLHPGVDVFTTLIRGLCQCGNLKEAEKFLVVMKKKAVAPTSDLYDLLISSYSEKGNTKRALWFYDMMIAENEKLVPSADSFMMLVRRVIKVKNYYPPNN, encoded by the coding sequence ATGACTGTTCGTAGCTGGTGGGGTCTTTCCATGGCCTTGCACGCCGCCAACTGCGGCGGCCGCgtggtggcgcggcgcggccttGGCCGCGCTCTTGCTTCCGCGCTGCTGTGCACGACCGCCACGACGCCTCAGCGCATCTCCCACTACCTAACGCACCAGCCGCGGGCGACCTGGGAGGCGCTCTCCGCCaccttccccgccgccggcggcggcgcggtgccgCACGGCCAGGTCGACGCCGTGCTCCTCTCCCTCGCCAGGCACCCCCACGCCTCCCCCGAGCCCGTCGCCAAGAACGCCCTCACCTTCTTTCACTggtccgccgctgccgccgtcgcctccttgCCGTCCTCCTCCCACTCCCTCCGCTCCTACTGCCTCCTCGTCCAcctcctctcccgcgccgcgcTCTTCCGCGACGCGTCCGTGCTGCTCGAGGCCGCCATCGCCAAGCACTCCTCGTCCTCTTCGGTCCCCGCCTCGTCCTTCCTCGACGCCTTCTTCGCCGCCTATGAGGACAGCGGCACGGGGGCCACGACCCGCGGCCTCCACCTCCTGGTGCACGCCTATGCGCGGCTGCGCCTCCCGGGGGAGGCCCTCGAGGCCTGCCGCTACCTCGCGCAGCGCGGCATCATCCCCTCCCTCTCTGCCTTCAACGCCGCGCTTCAGTCGGCGCAGCGCGCCGGGGCGTTCGGTGTCGCATGGGAGGTGTTCGAGCTTATGACGCAGAAGAGGGTGTATGCGAACCAGAGCACCGTCGAGCTCGTCATCGGCGTCCTGAGTCGGGAAGGCAAGCTCGCCAGGACCGCGGCGCTCGTGGAGAGGATTCACGGCAAGAAGTGTGCTCCCAGCATCGTGGCGCACGTGGCACTCACGCTGAGGATGATCGAGGAAGAGAAGGTGGAGCAGGTGATATTGCTGCTGAAGAGGATGCTGCAGAGGAACATTCTGCTTGACGACATCGCTTACTCACTGATCGTGGACGCTTACTGCCGTATTGGTGATCTGAAGGCCGCATTCGAGCAACGGGATGACATGGTCCGCAGAGGTTGTCACCTGAATGCGTTTGTGTATACTTCCCTCATCAGAGCGCATTGCTGTCGACGCAGTGTCGACAAGGCTGTCCAgttgctccaggaaatgctatCCATGGGATTGAAGCCGTATGATGCTACGTACAGCCATCTCATTGCCGGGTGTTTCAGACAAGGCATGGTAGAGGAAGGCTTGGCCTACTTCGAAACCATGCTCCATGAAGGTTTTGTGCCGGATATCAGCAATTGCAACGATATGTTAGGGGGTCTCAGCAACGCAGGAGAGGTTCGCAAGGTGAATGACCTGCTGACGGCACTGATGGACAAAGGACTTGTTCCTGACAGGGACACATACCAGAGACTTATTGATGGATATGGCAAGGCTGGTGATGCAGAAGGCATTGTGAAGATCTACCACGAGATGGAGCACAGAGGGCTTCATCCTGGTGTTGATGTTTTTACCACCTTGATCAGGGGCCTTTGCCAGTGTGGTAATCTGAAGGAAGCTGAGAAGTTTTTGgtggtgatgaagaagaaagCAGTGGCTCCAACTAGTGACTTGTACGACTTGTTAATCAGCAGCTACAGTGAGAAGGGCAACACTAAAAGAGCACTTTGGTTCTACGATATGATGATCGCAGAGAATGAGAAGCTTGTCCCCTCTGCTGACTCTTTTATGATGTTGGTGAGGAGAGTCATCAAAGTAAAGAATTATTATCCCCCAAATAACTGA
- the LOC111257184 gene encoding cytochrome c oxidase subunit 5C-like: MSTTAHKVATHAAARTKTAGRRPPSVLREIAYGMGLGLFAGYLWKLHHWSNQRRTREFYSLLDQGKITVVADEPPRTGADD, encoded by the coding sequence ATGTCGACGACGGCGCACAAGGTGGCGACAcacgcggcggcgaggacgaagacggcggggaggcggccgcCGAGCGTGCTGAGGGAGATCGCGTACGGCATGGGCCTGGGCCTCTTCGCGGGTTACCTGTGGAAGCTGCACCACTGGAGCAACCAGCGCCGCACCCGCGAGTTCTACAGCCTGCTCGACCAGGGCAAGATCAccgtcgtcgccgacgagccgccgcgcACCGGAGCCGACGACTGA